Sequence from the Candidatus Reconcilbacillus cellulovorans genome:
GGCCTGCTCGATCTCGTCCACAAACGACACATCCGCCCCCCGGATCGACAAAACGCCCATCACGCGCATCCTTCTCCTTTCGCGCCCCGAGCGGCCGATCGCCGCCGGCGGCCGCTTTTATTCCTTCACCGCGCCGAGCACAAGCCCCTTGATGAAATACGTCTGCAAAAACGGATATACGAGCAAAATCGGCAGCGCGCCGATAAAAATTTGCGCCGCTCGAACCGTTTTCTGTGAGATCAGCTCGAGATCTTCCGGGCTGATGCTCATCGTGCTGAAATCGCGCTGCACGATCACCGTCTGCAAAAACGTCGCGAGCGGATACTTTTTGTTGTCGTGAATGTACAGCAACCCGTCGAACCAAGAATTCCAATGAAACACCATGCTGAACAGCGCCAGCGTCGCGATCGCCGGCAGCGACACCGGCAGGTAGACCGAAAACAGCGTGCGGACGTGTCCCGCCCCGTCGATGAGCGCCGCCTCCTCCAACTCGCGCGGCACACTCCGGAAGAAGTTCATCAGAAGCACCGTCAGCCAGACGTTGACCGCGCCGGGAATGACGAGCACCCAGAACGTGTCCATCATGCCGAGTTTCTGGATCACGATATAAAACGGCACGAGCCCGCCGTTGAAAATGAGCGTAAACACGAAAATCCAGGCGTACACCGTGCGGCCTTTGAACACCGCATCGTCTTTCGACAGAGGATAAGCGGCCAGAAACGCGAGCAACAGCGTCAGCGCGGTGCCGACGACGGTACGCGCGACCGACACTCCGATCGAACCGAGAAAGACCGGATTGTCGATCGTTTTCTTGTACGCTTCGAGCGTAAACTGCACCGGCCACAGGCCGACCAGATTCGCGTCCGCCGCCGCGCGCGAGCTGAGCGACACAGCCAGCACGTGCCAGAGCGGAACGACGCACAGGAGCGAAACGACGAACATGAACGCCAGATTGAACGCATTGAACACGCGGTACGACCACGTTTTGCGATACACGGGGCGCACCCCTTTCCGCTAAAAAATCCGGTAATGAGCCCATCTGTACGCCAACCGGTACGATAACACGATCAGGACCATGCCGACGACCGATTTGAACAGTCCGACCGCCGTGCCGAATCCCATCTCTCCGTTGATGATCGCCGTCCGGTAAACGAATGTGTCGATAATGTCGCCCTTGTCGTAAACGAGAGGGTTATACAGGTTGAAAATCTGATCAAACCCGGCATTCAAAATGTTGCCGAGCGACAGCGTCCCGACGACGACCGCGATCGGCATCATCGACGGAATCGTGATGTAGATCGTCTGTTTCCAGCGGCTTGCGCCGTCGACCTCCGCCGCCTCATACAGCGCCGGATTCACGTTGGCGAGCGCGGCCAGAAAGACGATGGTGCCGAAGCCGAATTCTTTCCACACGTCGGAGACGACGACCGTCAGCCGAAACCAGTCGCCGTCGCCGAGGAAAAAAATCGGCCCGATGCCGAACAGCGACTCGAGCGCCCGGTTGACGATGCCTCCGTCCGTCGACAAAATGTCGATCAGAATGCCGCCGAGAATGACCCAGGACAAAAAGTGCGGCAGATAGACCATCGTCTGCACGTACCGCTTGTACAGGCGGCTGCGGATTTCGTTCAGCAAAATGGCGAACGTAAACGGTACGATCAGATGAAGCACGATTTTTGCCGCCGAGATGATAAGCGTGTTCCAGATGACTTGCAAGCTGTCTTGC
This genomic interval carries:
- a CDS encoding ABC transporter permease → MYRKTWSYRVFNAFNLAFMFVVSLLCVVPLWHVLAVSLSSRAAADANLVGLWPVQFTLEAYKKTIDNPVFLGSIGVSVARTVVGTALTLLLAFLAAYPLSKDDAVFKGRTVYAWIFVFTLIFNGGLVPFYIVIQKLGMMDTFWVLVIPGAVNVWLTVLLMNFFRSVPRELEEAALIDGAGHVRTLFSVYLPVSLPAIATLALFSMVFHWNSWFDGLLYIHDNKKYPLATFLQTVIVQRDFSTMSISPEDLELISQKTVRAAQIFIGALPILLVYPFLQTYFIKGLVLGAVKE
- a CDS encoding protein lplB, translated to MRKSLPFHLMLLPSLALLAVFNYAPMFGIVMAFQDYKPWLGIGGSAWVGLDNFRYLFERQDSLQVIWNTLIISAAKIVLHLIVPFTFAILLNEIRSRLYKRYVQTMVYLPHFLSWVILGGILIDILSTDGGIVNRALESLFGIGPIFFLGDGDWFRLTVVVSDVWKEFGFGTIVFLAALANVNPALYEAAEVDGASRWKQTIYITIPSMMPIAVVVGTLSLGNILNAGFDQIFNLYNPLVYDKGDIIDTFVYRTAIINGEMGFGTAVGLFKSVVGMVLIVLSYRLAYRWAHYRIF